From one Sorangium aterium genomic stretch:
- a CDS encoding serine/threonine-protein kinase — protein sequence MAHAGSDAAEPASWRRIPRVGDVVGGKYRVERVLGRGGMGIVVAAHHLSLRHRVALKFLLPEGRTTPGATERFFREAQAAAAIASEHIARVIDVGQTDDDLPYFVMEYLNGIDLEALLESRGPLPVEHAVSYVIEACEALAEAHSLGIVHRDLKPGNLFLASRKDGSTLIKVLDFGISKASEEGVLGLNAQLTASAVVLGSPRYMSPEHIRSTRTVDARSDIWALGMTLYQLLTGRLPFETESVSALFVSIVTDVPVPPRSHRPEIPLALEWIILMCLEKDPARRPQTIAELATLLEPLGSEYARQTVARILRRAMGNEAVDAPPPPDRPRAIDEEAETLTGPIGPTRGSRHSLSEQAKERAPSMPPTQASVAPPALAMAASPSMPPARVSVVPLTLTATASPSVTPARASVAPLTLTAAASPSVPPAQTSAAGPPSVHALPPDESLAPTAAPSRRGERVAAGDPQERRRRSMVAPIAAAALVALLGGMAATAWLGRGAAPAAGAPPAGEAASQVAPAQGEPSAPSSEDPGPSSLPPSEAASPPTAAAAAAASGFATAGAALTPLGSARAGRPRAVLAPSSPYPASSEPAPTKATRLREHR from the coding sequence ATGGCCCACGCAGGCTCGGACGCGGCGGAACCGGCTTCATGGCGCAGGATTCCGCGCGTCGGGGATGTCGTCGGCGGCAAGTACCGCGTCGAGCGGGTGCTCGGACGCGGCGGCATGGGGATCGTCGTCGCGGCGCACCACCTCTCGCTGCGCCATCGCGTCGCGCTGAAGTTCCTGCTGCCCGAGGGGCGCACAACGCCCGGCGCCACGGAGCGATTCTTCCGAGAGGCGCAGGCCGCGGCGGCGATCGCCAGCGAGCACATCGCCCGCGTCATCGACGTGGGGCAGACCGACGACGATCTGCCCTATTTCGTGATGGAGTACCTGAATGGCATCGATCTGGAGGCGCTGCTCGAATCGCGGGGCCCGCTGCCCGTAGAGCACGCGGTCAGCTACGTGATCGAGGCCTGCGAGGCGCTCGCCGAGGCGCACTCGCTCGGGATCGTCCACCGCGACCTCAAGCCGGGCAACCTCTTCCTCGCGAGCCGCAAGGACGGCTCGACCCTGATCAAGGTGCTCGACTTCGGCATCTCGAAGGCGTCCGAGGAGGGCGTGCTCGGCTTGAACGCCCAGCTGACCGCATCCGCCGTGGTGCTCGGCTCTCCCCGCTACATGTCGCCGGAGCACATCCGCAGCACCCGGACGGTGGACGCCCGCAGCGACATCTGGGCGCTCGGCATGACGCTCTATCAGCTCCTGACAGGGCGGCTGCCGTTCGAGACCGAGTCCGTCTCGGCGCTGTTCGTCAGCATCGTGACCGACGTGCCCGTGCCGCCGCGCAGCCACCGGCCGGAGATCCCGCTCGCGCTCGAGTGGATCATCCTGATGTGCCTCGAGAAGGATCCGGCGCGCCGTCCCCAGACGATCGCCGAGCTGGCCACGCTGCTCGAGCCGCTCGGGTCGGAGTACGCGCGCCAGACGGTGGCGCGCATCCTGCGCAGGGCGATGGGGAACGAGGCCGTCGACGCGCCGCCTCCGCCGGATCGCCCGCGGGCCATCGACGAGGAAGCCGAGACCCTGACCGGGCCGATCGGCCCCACGCGTGGGTCCCGGCACAGCTTGAGCGAGCAGGCGAAGGAGCGCGCCCCCTCGATGCCGCCCACGCAGGCGTCCGTCGCTCCACCCGCCCTCGCGATGGCGGCCTCGCCCTCGATGCCGCCTGCGCGGGTGTCCGTCGTTCCTCTCACGCTCACCGCGACGGCCTCGCCGTCGGTGACGCCCGCGCGGGCGTCCGTCGCTCCTCTCACGCTCACGGCGGCGGCCTCGCCGTCGGTGCCGCCGGCGCAGACGTCGGCTGCCGGACCTCCCTCCGTGCACGCGTTGCCCCCGGACGAGTCGCTGGCGCCGACGGCGGCGCCGTCCAGGCGGGGCGAGCGCGTCGCCGCAGGGGATCCACAGGAGCGGCGCCGGCGAAGCATGGTCGCGCCCATCGCGGCGGCGGCGCTCGTCGCGCTCCTCGGGGGCATGGCGGCGACCGCGTGGCTCGGGCGCGGCGCGGCGCCGGCCGCGGGCGCGCCGCCTGCCGGCGAGGCGGCCTCGCAGGTCGCGCCGGCGCAGGGCGAGCCTTCTGCGCCCTCGAGCGAGGATCCCGGGCCCTCGTCCCTCCCGCCGTCCGAGGCCGCCTCGCCGCCCACGGCCGCGGCGGCCGCCGCGGCGAGCGGGTTCGCCACGGCCGGGGCCGCGCTCACGCCGCTCGGCTCGGCGAGGGCGGGCCGCCCGCGCGCGGTGCTCGCGCCCTCGTCGCCGTACCCGGCCAGCAGCGAGCCGGCGCCGACGAAGGCGACGCGCCTGCGCGAGCACCGCTAG